The Microbulbifer hydrolyticus genome has a segment encoding these proteins:
- a CDS encoding proteasome-type protease has product MTYCIAMRLNEGLVFASDTRTNAGVDQIASFRKMHLLQQPGERSFILLTSGNLATSQNVISRLQIQTEENEEPNLFTVGSLFRAAELIGEQVKSIISHNAQGQQSAGVDFGCHILFGGQIRGEEPRLFHIYPEGNFIEATEDTPYLQIGESKYGKPILDRIIHHDTGLNQAVKCALISFDSTMHSNLSVGMPLDIAVYRNDALELSMERIEEDDDYFNRLRRSWSAGIKLLFDDMP; this is encoded by the coding sequence ATGACGTACTGTATTGCCATGCGATTGAACGAGGGGCTCGTTTTTGCCTCAGATACCCGCACCAATGCCGGTGTCGACCAGATTGCCAGCTTCCGCAAAATGCATCTCTTGCAACAGCCGGGGGAACGCAGCTTTATCCTGCTCACCTCCGGCAACCTCGCCACTTCCCAGAACGTGATCAGCCGCCTGCAGATCCAGACCGAAGAGAACGAGGAGCCAAACCTGTTTACCGTCGGCAGCCTGTTTCGCGCCGCGGAACTGATCGGCGAACAGGTGAAGTCGATTATTTCCCATAATGCCCAGGGACAGCAGAGCGCCGGCGTGGACTTTGGCTGCCACATCCTGTTCGGTGGTCAGATTCGCGGCGAGGAGCCGCGCCTGTTCCATATATACCCCGAGGGAAACTTTATTGAAGCCACCGAAGATACCCCCTACCTCCAGATCGGCGAGAGCAAATACGGCAAACCCATCCTGGACCGGATCATCCACCACGATACCGGCCTGAACCAGGCGGTAAAATGTGCCCTGATCTCCTTCGACTCCACCATGCATTCCAATTTATCCGTGGGTATGCCGCTAGATATTGCGGTGTATCGCAACGATGCGCTGGAACTCAGTATGGAGCGGATTGAAGAGGACGATGATTATTTCAACCGCCTGCGGCGGTCCTGGAGCGCGGGAATCAAGCTGCTGTTTGACGATATGCCTTGA
- a CDS encoding transglutaminase family protein: MKLSIDHVTDFSYDTEVTHSIQYLRLTPQPSSGQQILHWHLDAPGSVHRTLDTYGNILHVCTVDQPHQGITIRAQGTAEISADEQPERENRIPPEIFLRTSPLTEPSDAMREFARGFAPAREQAQAGRHQLIELMSALLERIPYRSGMTHAQSSAADAFAQGFGVCQDHSHIFIACCRWLGIPARYVSGYVHAGDDQHIASHAWAEAWVEDAWYSFDVSNGLSTTNHHLKLAHGIDYLDASPVRGIRWGGGAECMRAYALVDQVDRRAAEEQAQQ, from the coding sequence ATGAAGCTCAGCATCGACCATGTCACCGACTTCAGCTACGACACCGAAGTCACCCACAGCATCCAGTACCTGCGGCTAACACCCCAGCCCTCTTCCGGACAGCAAATCCTGCACTGGCACCTGGACGCGCCGGGCAGTGTGCACCGCACCCTGGATACTTACGGCAACATACTGCACGTATGCACGGTGGATCAGCCGCATCAGGGCATCACCATTCGGGCCCAGGGAACGGCGGAGATCAGTGCCGATGAGCAACCGGAACGTGAGAACCGGATACCACCGGAGATTTTTCTACGTACCTCCCCGCTCACCGAACCCAGTGATGCGATGCGTGAATTCGCGCGGGGCTTCGCCCCTGCACGCGAACAGGCACAAGCGGGCCGGCACCAGCTGATTGAATTGATGTCTGCGCTGCTGGAGCGCATCCCCTACCGCAGCGGTATGACCCATGCCCAAAGCAGCGCGGCCGACGCCTTCGCTCAGGGGTTCGGCGTGTGCCAGGACCACAGCCATATTTTTATCGCTTGCTGTCGCTGGCTGGGCATCCCTGCCCGCTATGTCAGCGGCTATGTCCACGCCGGAGACGACCAGCATATTGCCAGCCACGCCTGGGCCGAAGCATGGGTTGAAGACGCCTGGTACAGCTTTGATGTGAGCAATGGGCTTTCAACCACCAATCACCACCTGAAACTGGCCCACGGCATCGATTACCTGGATGCGTCGCCGGTGCGCGGGATTCGCTGGGGTGGCGGTGCAGAGTGTATGCGCGCCTATGCCCTGGTGGATCAGGTGGATCGCCGCGCAGCGGAAGAACAGGCACAACAGTGA